From Candidatus Zixiibacteriota bacterium, one genomic window encodes:
- a CDS encoding GPW/gp25 family protein has translation MDYLALPLILNEGYLSRADLHQSIRLSIGLILSTRPGTIPFQPDFGCVIWDKEYSDLYTSNKADIRSGIRNAIDRFEKRLYNVSVTFATEAVDATHPLGMKIKVSGTYRDNGDEKPFDETFNVG, from the coding sequence ATGGATTATCTCGCGCTTCCCCTGATACTCAACGAAGGCTACCTGTCCCGGGCGGATTTGCATCAATCCATCCGCCTCTCCATCGGGCTGATACTTTCCACCCGACCCGGCACCATTCCGTTTCAACCGGACTTCGGCTGTGTGATTTGGGATAAGGAATACTCGGACCTGTATACGTCGAACAAGGCAGACATCCGGTCCGGAATCCGCAATGCCATCGATCGATTTGAAAAACGCCTGTACAATGTCTCGGTGACTTTCGCGACGGAAGCGGTGGATGCTACGCACCCACTTGGTATGAAGATCAAGGTCAGCGGGACCTATCGCGACAATGGCGATGAGAAGCCGTTCGACGAAACGTTCAATGTAGGATAA
- the tssD gene encoding type VI secretion system tube protein TssD has protein sequence MARRPVLQIDGVTYKNVYQVSWELYTSKDNTGRPADRAHAGVIKVWRESDENVDVARWAMDSSQPKWKAGKILFKSPNDATMKELAWEEGFVTRYEEIIPHIKDRPDDQVSEYFEISAHKVKIGDAEIDNRWEE, from the coding sequence ATGGCACGGAGACCAGTACTACAAATCGACGGCGTCACGTACAAGAACGTGTACCAGGTATCGTGGGAGCTGTATACGTCCAAGGACAACACCGGACGCCCCGCCGATCGCGCCCACGCCGGCGTAATCAAAGTGTGGCGTGAGTCCGATGAAAACGTGGATGTCGCCCGCTGGGCTATGGATTCCAGCCAGCCCAAATGGAAAGCCGGCAAAATCCTCTTCAAGAGCCCCAATGACGCCACCATGAAGGAGTTGGCATGGGAGGAGGGATTTGTCACCCGATATGAAGAGATAATCCCGCACATCAAAGATCGGCCGGATGACCAGGTGAGCGAGTATTTCGAGATCTCCGCCCACAAGGTCAAGATCGGCGACGCCGAAATCGACAACCGGTGGGAAGAATAG
- a CDS encoding AAA family ATPase, producing MSKTPFNLEATRKDFQEKISTFNTLKGVVESLEKKVDDADIAAVVARRTGIPLSKMRTAEKDRLLKMEEFLSARIIGQDKAIKAIANAVRKARAGLKLAYRPVGSFLFLGPTGTGKTYLPKLLAEFLFDDKNAMVRLDMSEFMESHSVAKMIGAPPGYVGYEEGGLLTEAVRRKPFSIVLFDETEKAHPDVFNILLQLLDDGRLTDGQGRTVDFSNCMVVLTSNYAADMILDADREGREVDMDAVRNFLFKKFRPELLNRLNDIIVYHSFKPEQVEVIAGLEFNNLKAMLKDQDIDATLSPAAKAKLARDGYTFELGARPIQRIIEKDIINKLSVDIITGTVASGDHVMIDVINDAYVFTKKEQTSKA from the coding sequence ATGAGCAAAACTCCCTTCAACCTCGAAGCCACGAGAAAGGACTTTCAGGAGAAGATCTCCACCTTCAATACTCTCAAGGGCGTTGTTGAATCGCTTGAGAAAAAGGTCGATGATGCCGATATCGCTGCCGTGGTCGCACGCCGCACCGGCATCCCCCTCTCCAAGATGCGGACAGCCGAGAAAGACCGCCTGCTCAAAATGGAAGAATTCCTATCTGCACGCATTATCGGACAGGATAAAGCCATCAAGGCTATTGCCAACGCCGTTCGCAAGGCTCGAGCCGGATTGAAACTCGCATATCGGCCGGTCGGCTCATTCCTGTTTCTTGGCCCTACCGGCACCGGCAAGACGTATCTGCCCAAGCTTCTGGCCGAGTTTTTGTTCGATGACAAGAACGCCATGGTGCGACTGGACATGTCCGAATTCATGGAAAGCCACTCGGTAGCCAAAATGATCGGCGCTCCGCCCGGCTATGTTGGGTACGAAGAAGGCGGACTGCTTACCGAAGCCGTGCGGCGCAAACCGTTCTCTATCGTTTTGTTTGACGAAACCGAAAAGGCACATCCGGATGTGTTCAACATCCTGCTCCAGTTGCTCGATGACGGCCGTCTCACCGATGGACAGGGGCGCACAGTGGATTTCTCCAACTGCATGGTTGTCCTCACCTCCAACTACGCGGCGGATATGATCCTCGACGCAGACCGTGAGGGACGCGAGGTGGACATGGATGCGGTCCGCAATTTCCTGTTCAAAAAGTTCCGCCCCGAACTGTTGAATCGCCTCAACGACATCATCGTTTACCATTCGTTTAAGCCGGAGCAGGTGGAGGTGATTGCAGGGTTGGAGTTCAACAATCTGAAGGCGATGCTGAAGGATCAGGATATCGATGCCACCCTGAGCCCGGCCGCCAAAGCGAAACTGGCCCGTGACGGCTATACGTTCGAGCTCGGCGCCCGCCCCATTCAGCGCATTATTGAAAAAGACATCATCAATAAGTTGTCCGTGGATATTATTACCGGAACGGTGGCATCGGGGGACCATGTCATGATCGATGTGATCAACGATGCTTACGTATTCACCAAGAAAGAGCAAACGTCAAAGGCATAG
- a CDS encoding OmpA family protein: MADPTETKVAFRELLATFSPVSHRKWEVALKKINVHILEMEDALFHHNSAVMMPENPEGKSSAEGGGADQSQAKVSGVKALALVFKQFEFNPKQKIVLAGHTDTSGDAKYNFELSELRAQNVLYLLIGERTEWAKVCHKKQKVEDHQQILKWTFKTRKWPCNPGAVDNSWDTDTEKALSNFVQYYNTEFADKKGTPRLADDTVKKVKSDGQKRWPVELWEAAYDLYNDDLCGVLQDSPEQLDKRRKETIFFVEDSKPYVACGESFPIKDKEKSNYRSQANRRVEILFFDADEAPVLNCPKDISAVHKEKDCPLYHGYHFIPLYIDPSDLYAVMYHLSFKFYDRIANKLRDVPDGLTIVAIENGTEEIPCARETITKGESVVYALKLQFKTPLNDPNRKTIHFEFRTDKQWVFTENAGASPKLVTEDPTKITKLSFETRLKYYDLPIHWSSQNYWTRFDGNMATGERFEKVLKTDKKLKPFGTNVTAPDKPLLFSLDDIVLVNGAGSQILSDRDNTGAAKDLSEHSRLSMIHPDAADKFKLKVFKPRANAVYWSDVPFAQNLLTDTPPLASLVVFCNGFYFVSGKRTTVDATFDATKHVLGARAAMLNDAAAGLAKEFLGSGGSADITNDYVAKDCGHFDLVYMHGLAVDSNKIISGLLLYWNCRFNVDVAAGGLAADKTNFEQKGMENAMVRHTVKDYQLEKLAGPLDMIVKIGALFEAKLDTVVGATPVTRGGAHKCIVRLVSDAQGSSMSINTAKFRHSGYDDEAKPYGSAPGDPDDPLNNVADYDGSKTKRLTVAHELGHASGRDDEYVGRLSGFPGLPEYSQYYPGMPYSIDELSLMTGNHALRMRHFWGFVNWLHDEGKPGKTLVQFLNGTTFKLIHKDLAFDLTNSKYRNIYKPAFSALPHNFGGSATNDLLLYKLGDDEFARLLTAGQTYRGLLVVRTNVCAKFVDGDAVDPAKKWSAARRRQWLGALEQDLQIMLDKKYRLECTNAANDFANVHVRFMPHYVVTGGAAPAGTHFTVTVTRDGSTNFAPAGNAITVGSNVDNKKIICYFFGKTSGTADLTSADLSPLVDWIKQPAVANGPFVFRNQ, from the coding sequence ATGGCCGATCCAACCGAAACCAAAGTAGCCTTTCGCGAACTGCTCGCCACTTTCAGCCCCGTTTCTCATCGGAAATGGGAAGTCGCGCTCAAGAAAATCAACGTCCACATCCTGGAGATGGAGGACGCGCTGTTTCATCACAACAGCGCCGTGATGATGCCCGAGAATCCGGAGGGGAAATCATCTGCTGAGGGAGGGGGGGCGGATCAGTCGCAGGCCAAGGTAAGCGGCGTCAAGGCACTGGCGCTGGTGTTCAAGCAATTCGAGTTCAATCCTAAGCAGAAGATCGTCCTGGCTGGTCACACCGATACGTCCGGCGATGCAAAATACAATTTCGAATTGTCCGAGCTCCGTGCCCAGAACGTGTTATACCTGCTTATTGGCGAGCGGACCGAATGGGCCAAGGTATGCCACAAAAAGCAGAAGGTTGAAGACCACCAGCAGATATTGAAATGGACGTTTAAGACCCGCAAATGGCCGTGCAACCCGGGCGCGGTTGACAACTCCTGGGACACCGACACGGAGAAGGCGCTGTCCAATTTCGTGCAATACTACAACACCGAATTCGCCGACAAGAAAGGAACACCCCGGCTGGCCGATGACACCGTGAAGAAGGTCAAATCCGACGGACAGAAGCGCTGGCCGGTGGAACTGTGGGAAGCCGCCTACGATCTGTACAACGACGATCTGTGCGGCGTGCTGCAGGACAGCCCGGAGCAGTTGGACAAACGGCGCAAGGAGACGATCTTCTTTGTCGAGGATTCAAAACCGTACGTGGCGTGCGGGGAGTCGTTCCCCATCAAAGACAAAGAAAAATCCAACTATCGCTCGCAGGCCAATCGCCGGGTTGAGATCCTGTTTTTCGATGCCGACGAAGCGCCGGTCCTTAACTGCCCCAAAGACATTAGTGCGGTCCACAAAGAGAAGGATTGCCCGCTTTATCACGGTTATCATTTTATCCCGTTGTATATCGATCCAAGCGACCTGTATGCCGTAATGTACCATCTCAGTTTCAAATTCTACGACCGGATTGCGAACAAGCTGCGCGACGTTCCCGATGGGCTGACCATCGTCGCGATCGAGAACGGCACCGAGGAGATCCCGTGTGCGCGCGAGACAATCACAAAAGGGGAGTCAGTGGTATACGCGCTCAAACTGCAGTTCAAAACGCCGCTCAACGACCCGAATCGCAAAACGATACACTTCGAGTTCCGTACGGACAAGCAATGGGTCTTTACGGAAAATGCAGGGGCTTCGCCGAAACTGGTTACTGAAGACCCGACAAAAATCACAAAGCTCTCTTTTGAAACGCGACTGAAATACTACGACCTGCCGATACACTGGTCGTCACAGAACTACTGGACCCGGTTCGACGGCAACATGGCGACCGGCGAGCGGTTCGAGAAAGTGTTGAAGACCGACAAGAAGCTCAAGCCGTTCGGCACCAATGTCACCGCGCCCGACAAGCCGCTTCTTTTTTCGCTCGACGATATCGTGCTGGTAAATGGCGCCGGCAGTCAGATTTTATCGGACCGGGACAATACAGGCGCTGCAAAAGACCTCTCCGAACATTCACGGCTTTCCATGATTCATCCGGATGCAGCCGACAAATTCAAGCTGAAGGTGTTCAAGCCACGAGCCAACGCGGTCTATTGGAGCGATGTACCGTTTGCACAGAACCTCCTTACGGATACGCCGCCTCTCGCCTCACTGGTCGTGTTCTGCAACGGCTTCTATTTTGTCTCCGGGAAACGGACGACTGTGGATGCAACGTTCGACGCCACCAAGCACGTGCTGGGGGCCCGGGCGGCTATGCTGAACGATGCTGCCGCCGGTCTGGCTAAAGAGTTCCTTGGCTCTGGCGGCAGCGCGGATATCACCAATGATTATGTTGCCAAAGACTGCGGCCATTTCGACCTTGTCTACATGCATGGTCTGGCGGTCGATAGCAATAAGATCATCAGCGGGCTGCTTCTTTATTGGAACTGCCGTTTCAATGTGGACGTTGCGGCCGGCGGCCTGGCGGCGGACAAGACCAATTTCGAACAAAAGGGGATGGAGAATGCGATGGTGCGTCACACGGTCAAGGACTACCAGCTGGAGAAACTGGCCGGACCGCTGGACATGATCGTCAAGATCGGCGCATTATTCGAAGCCAAGCTGGACACGGTTGTCGGGGCGACACCGGTGACCCGCGGAGGTGCTCACAAGTGCATAGTCAGGCTGGTCAGTGACGCACAGGGAAGTTCCATGTCCATCAACACGGCCAAGTTTCGCCACAGCGGCTACGACGATGAAGCCAAACCATACGGAAGCGCACCCGGCGACCCGGATGATCCCCTCAACAATGTCGCCGATTATGACGGCAGCAAAACCAAGCGGCTGACTGTCGCCCATGAACTCGGGCACGCCTCGGGTCGCGACGATGAATATGTCGGGCGTTTGTCCGGCTTTCCCGGTCTGCCGGAGTACAGCCAGTATTATCCCGGCATGCCGTACTCAATCGATGAGTTGTCGCTCATGACCGGCAACCACGCGCTGCGCATGCGTCACTTCTGGGGTTTCGTCAACTGGCTGCATGATGAAGGAAAACCGGGGAAAACGCTGGTGCAGTTCTTGAACGGTACGACCTTCAAACTGATACACAAGGACCTGGCGTTCGACCTGACGAACAGCAAATATCGCAACATATACAAACCGGCGTTCAGCGCGCTCCCACATAACTTCGGCGGCTCCGCGACCAACGATCTGCTCCTGTACAAATTGGGCGACGACGAATTCGCCCGGCTGCTGACCGCCGGCCAGACCTATCGGGGGCTTCTGGTCGTTCGCACGAACGTGTGCGCAAAATTCGTCGACGGCGACGCGGTCGATCCGGCCAAGAAATGGTCGGCGGCGAGGAGGCGCCAGTGGCTGGGAGCGCTGGAACAAGATCTGCAGATTATGCTGGACAAGAAATATCGTCTCGAATGCACCAATGCGGCCAATGATTTCGCCAACGTGCATGTTCGATTTATGCCGCATTACGTTGTGACCGGGGGCGCTGCACCGGCCGGGACACATTTTACGGTGACCGTTACGCGGGATGGCTCCACAAATTTTGCGCCGGCAGGGAACGCGATCACGGTCGGAAGCAATGTTGATAACAAGAAGATCATTTGTTATTTTTTTGGAAAGACGTCCGGAACGGCCGATCTCACCTCCGCCGACCTGTCGCCGCTGGTTGACTGGATCAAACAACCGGCGGTTGCAAACGGACCGTTCGTCTTTCGAAATCAGTGA
- a CDS encoding phage baseplate assembly protein V — MDKQTEEQSAPLIQTAAICTIRLNGQEMKHTVSSVQLDQYAHTHHVLKVRLLHVAQTASGRDISDPTPFAGFLGASVGLNIKPHGGMVDASRELEFVGVVTQVDVDNSIDGLNSVLITAHSPTIAMDGAQRNAFYYEQSASDIMGAIVQRYPITSGAMASTSGVMKFCVQYGETDYQFIRRLAGGNSLFAFYDGRKFAVAKAGSSTTDELVWRETLGAFSVGLGTGSYQFEGQSFDYIQKKIVSASSGASYPSVSGMLKKSPDASKQIYTNPGTSPLEPQVPDTRTLESLLLARKGDVLGRMIVCTGTSIVPALSVGHCAKIKGMGSAFDGTYWVNKVHHTIDDSGKYHNTFEGTPLDLAHPYNSPSLPPITHLQTGLVTDNDDPEGLGRVKVKLPWLPDNDTPFLRIAWPDAGNERGWFLMPEVDDEVLVGFEQGNPDSPVVIGCLYNGKDKPAVAGGSFLEGGKVKIKEFKTRNGNIVRFTDVDGDEQVEILQKDGKNSITMKVSGPSIMIESKDGDITIKGKNLTLDGDTIKLNTKQDIGLKSGTDLKIEAGANLTQKATANMEMQASAQVTVKGGIVQIN, encoded by the coding sequence ATGGACAAGCAGACCGAAGAACAGTCCGCCCCGCTTATCCAGACAGCGGCCATCTGCACCATTCGCCTGAATGGCCAGGAGATGAAGCATACCGTCTCCAGCGTGCAGTTGGACCAATATGCACACACCCACCACGTGCTCAAAGTTCGTCTGCTGCACGTCGCACAGACCGCCTCGGGTCGCGATATCTCCGACCCCACCCCGTTCGCCGGATTTCTGGGCGCCTCAGTCGGGCTGAATATCAAACCGCATGGTGGCATGGTCGACGCATCGAGGGAGCTGGAGTTTGTCGGGGTGGTCACTCAAGTCGATGTCGACAACAGCATTGACGGGCTCAACAGCGTACTGATCACCGCCCACAGTCCCACTATCGCCATGGACGGCGCACAGCGGAACGCTTTTTATTACGAGCAGTCGGCCAGCGACATCATGGGGGCCATCGTACAACGGTACCCCATTACGTCCGGCGCCATGGCCTCCACCTCTGGTGTAATGAAGTTCTGCGTTCAGTATGGTGAGACCGATTACCAGTTCATCCGTCGTCTGGCCGGAGGGAATAGCCTGTTTGCATTCTACGATGGGCGCAAGTTTGCGGTCGCCAAGGCAGGCAGTTCCACCACCGATGAGCTGGTCTGGCGGGAGACCCTTGGGGCCTTCAGCGTTGGACTCGGGACCGGTTCCTATCAGTTTGAGGGACAATCGTTCGACTATATCCAGAAGAAGATCGTGTCGGCATCCTCAGGAGCTTCATATCCGTCCGTATCGGGCATGCTCAAGAAATCACCGGACGCATCAAAACAGATATACACAAATCCAGGCACCTCACCCCTGGAGCCGCAGGTCCCGGACACACGCACGTTGGAGTCGCTCTTGTTGGCCCGCAAAGGTGACGTCCTTGGCCGCATGATCGTCTGCACCGGCACCAGTATTGTTCCGGCGCTGTCGGTGGGTCATTGCGCTAAGATAAAAGGAATGGGGTCGGCGTTCGACGGCACCTATTGGGTAAATAAGGTACATCACACAATTGATGATAGCGGCAAATATCATAATACGTTCGAGGGGACACCGCTGGATTTGGCTCACCCATATAACAGCCCCTCGCTCCCCCCAATCACGCACCTGCAGACCGGTCTGGTGACCGACAACGATGACCCTGAGGGACTCGGCCGCGTCAAAGTCAAACTCCCCTGGCTGCCCGACAATGACACTCCATTCCTACGCATCGCCTGGCCCGATGCCGGCAATGAGCGCGGATGGTTTCTCATGCCTGAGGTCGATGACGAAGTGCTGGTCGGATTCGAACAAGGGAATCCGGATTCCCCCGTGGTCATTGGCTGCCTCTATAATGGGAAAGACAAACCGGCCGTAGCGGGGGGCAGTTTTCTCGAAGGCGGCAAAGTAAAGATCAAGGAATTCAAAACTCGCAACGGCAACATTGTCAGGTTTACCGATGTTGACGGCGACGAGCAAGTCGAGATCCTGCAAAAGGACGGCAAGAACAGTATCACCATGAAAGTGAGCGGTCCGTCCATCATGATCGAGAGCAAAGACGGAGATATCACGATTAAGGGGAAGAACCTTACGCTCGACGGCGACACCATCAAGTTGAATACCAAGCAGGATATCGGGCTCAAGTCCGGGACGGATCTGAAGATCGAAGCCGGCGCCAACCTGACTCAAAAGGCAACCGCCAACATGGAAATGCAGGCGTCGGCGCAGGTGACTGTCAAGGGCGGAATTGTTCAGATAAACTGA
- a CDS encoding type VI secretion system baseplate subunit TssG, whose amino-acid sequence MSQTTQALMPEFCDRHRPFHFTTALSTLAGLGIDLARVDLMAVGRYANYRGEVHEQTPQAGTELRDDVRIALKIGCSSAVDFMPYQFFQGGEHWEERARALQSPFDGSVIRHAAIAQNLAMKFNLGMPDRRHLERLLGLFQCHLEGSGGDTAESLAWVRILPTFHFWSGNAALVERILHYFFPWRFRLIENVERGFPIPLHLTERLGSSGARLGRSAVIGRSFRECDSGYELVIENVRPGQVPHLFPGAPVRKKLEWLLSVCMPGNLVGTIRVKVADRGVKLGAEHRLGYVGYATRL is encoded by the coding sequence ATGAGTCAGACGACGCAGGCACTGATGCCGGAGTTTTGCGACCGGCATCGGCCCTTTCATTTCACCACCGCATTGAGTACGCTGGCCGGGCTGGGGATCGACCTGGCTCGTGTCGACCTGATGGCCGTTGGGCGCTACGCCAACTATCGGGGCGAAGTCCACGAGCAAACCCCGCAAGCAGGAACTGAGCTCCGAGACGACGTTCGTATCGCTCTCAAGATCGGATGTTCGAGTGCGGTCGATTTCATGCCATACCAGTTCTTTCAGGGAGGTGAGCACTGGGAGGAACGTGCCCGCGCCCTCCAGTCCCCTTTCGACGGCTCCGTGATACGACATGCCGCTATCGCTCAGAATCTGGCGATGAAATTCAACCTTGGTATGCCGGATCGAAGGCACCTTGAGCGGTTGCTCGGCCTGTTCCAATGCCACCTGGAGGGCTCCGGCGGCGACACGGCCGAATCATTGGCCTGGGTGCGCATCCTCCCTACCTTTCATTTCTGGTCCGGCAATGCCGCCTTGGTCGAGCGGATTCTTCATTATTTTTTCCCCTGGCGATTTCGGCTCATCGAGAATGTCGAGCGTGGGTTCCCCATACCGCTGCACCTGACGGAACGACTCGGGTCAAGCGGGGCGCGACTCGGACGTTCCGCGGTCATTGGCAGGTCGTTTCGAGAATGCGACTCTGGTTATGAATTGGTCATCGAGAATGTCCGACCCGGCCAGGTCCCGCACCTGTTTCCGGGTGCTCCGGTGAGAAAAAAACTGGAATGGCTGCTTTCTGTCTGTATGCCCGGAAACCTCGTCGGCACCATACGAGTCAAGGTGGCGGACCGTGGGGTCAAACTTGGAGCGGAACATCGGCTCGGCTATGTGGGGTACGCAACGAGGCTGTGA
- a CDS encoding type VI secretion system contractile sheath small subunit, with translation MAKFILGASERVKKDDSIPVELLPSNKILYAAKLNSEQDADVTPTRCSNLKEVFEKFRPEFSAEMEDPEGQQVNATFEIRAMKDFTSKELIEKNDHLSKTYYGKAMMDDLETQLKKNNALKKTLEDKKKKEALLKVARYYIDLLSE, from the coding sequence ATGGCCAAATTCATTCTGGGCGCATCGGAGCGAGTCAAGAAGGATGATTCCATTCCGGTCGAGCTCCTGCCCTCCAACAAGATTCTGTATGCGGCAAAGCTGAACAGCGAACAGGACGCAGACGTCACGCCCACCCGCTGCAGCAATCTGAAAGAAGTGTTCGAGAAGTTCCGCCCGGAGTTCTCCGCCGAGATGGAGGACCCCGAAGGACAGCAGGTCAATGCGACCTTCGAGATCCGCGCCATGAAGGACTTCACGTCCAAGGAGTTGATCGAAAAGAACGACCATCTTTCCAAGACCTACTACGGCAAAGCGATGATGGACGATCTGGAGACTCAGCTCAAGAAGAACAACGCCCTGAAGAAGACGCTCGAAGACAAGAAGAAAAAGGAAGCGCTTCTCAAAGTGGCCAGGTACTACATAGACCTTCTCAGCGAGTGA
- a CDS encoding DcrB-related protein has translation MKTVPYSFSLALPDGWEDRTIYSFVGPDDGDLQHIITLTIDDSPVSDAVAEFARDRIAATMASLQAAEKVKDDAIQLPGGREAWELVYKWVPADNTPRFGKCLYLLIDGVGYVFTGTFTKKTIKTIALEMDQMAAALTPPPKK, from the coding sequence ATGAAAACAGTCCCCTATTCGTTCAGTCTCGCCCTCCCCGACGGTTGGGAGGACCGCACAATATACAGTTTCGTCGGTCCGGATGACGGCGACCTTCAACATATCATCACCCTCACTATCGATGACTCCCCCGTGTCCGATGCGGTGGCCGAGTTCGCCCGCGATCGGATCGCGGCCACGATGGCATCGCTGCAGGCTGCGGAGAAGGTCAAAGATGATGCGATACAGCTCCCTGGCGGTCGTGAGGCATGGGAATTGGTCTACAAATGGGTTCCTGCCGACAATACACCCCGCTTTGGCAAATGCCTGTATCTGCTTATCGATGGAGTCGGCTATGTTTTCACAGGAACGTTCACCAAAAAGACGATCAAGACCATCGCCCTGGAAATGGATCAGATGGCCGCTGCCTTGACACCGCCGCCAAAGAAGTAA
- a CDS encoding AAA family ATPase: MDIANYSSDSRAVIKNAREIAASFRHPEIYIEHLLIATIRHEGTEVESIINQLGKNRNWVESTVEEFLKEQPSKSSARDSLTVSPPVQEVLQQASDEKARLYDALVEPHHIFIAIFDPKSKLSGYLRDKLDIVKEDIYRAIADSKSVAQIAGSVSAAGGVDEESKGEVAGTLRYCIDLTNQAAAGEFDPCVGREKEVQQVIQILLRRRKNSPVLVGGAGVGKTAIVEGFAQAVIEKRVPKALEDVKMMQVDMGALVAGAKYKGEFEERFKSLVGEVVKSAGKIILFIDEIHTISGTGGGGGMDAANLLKPPLARGQIRLIGATTEEEYTKHLEKDKALDRRFERVKVAPPNFDEAVRIVRGVIPKYESHHRIAYTEAAIIGSVKYAQRYLSERNLPDIALDIVDEAGSEFCVKEEFAKTAIPAIASQITEIEKLIAACDGKDPAKEPGPHEKLTAAYEEFSRQFERFKGFWAHRLPTETGVAS; this comes from the coding sequence ATGGATATTGCCAATTATTCCTCCGATTCGCGAGCCGTTATCAAAAACGCCCGGGAAATTGCCGCCTCTTTCCGCCACCCCGAAATCTATATCGAACATCTGCTCATCGCCACCATCCGGCATGAAGGGACCGAGGTTGAGTCTATAATCAACCAGCTTGGCAAAAACCGTAATTGGGTCGAATCCACTGTAGAGGAGTTTCTCAAAGAGCAGCCGTCCAAGAGCTCCGCTCGGGACAGCCTCACGGTCTCCCCGCCTGTTCAGGAAGTTCTTCAACAGGCGTCCGATGAAAAAGCGCGCCTGTACGATGCCCTGGTCGAGCCGCACCATATCTTCATCGCCATCTTCGATCCCAAATCCAAGCTGTCGGGCTATCTCCGCGACAAACTCGATATAGTCAAAGAGGACATTTACCGTGCCATCGCCGACAGCAAATCAGTAGCACAGATTGCCGGTTCGGTCTCCGCTGCGGGCGGGGTTGACGAAGAATCCAAAGGCGAGGTAGCCGGCACGTTACGATACTGTATCGATCTCACGAACCAGGCGGCCGCAGGCGAGTTTGATCCCTGTGTGGGCCGCGAGAAGGAAGTCCAGCAGGTTATCCAAATTCTGCTTCGCCGACGCAAAAACAGCCCGGTATTAGTGGGAGGTGCCGGTGTCGGCAAGACCGCCATCGTCGAAGGGTTTGCTCAAGCCGTAATCGAAAAACGGGTACCGAAGGCGCTGGAAGATGTCAAAATGATGCAAGTCGATATGGGGGCTTTGGTCGCCGGCGCCAAATATAAAGGGGAATTCGAAGAACGGTTCAAGAGCCTGGTGGGCGAGGTTGTCAAATCAGCCGGCAAGATCATTTTGTTCATCGACGAAATCCACACCATCTCAGGCACCGGTGGCGGCGGTGGCATGGATGCCGCCAATTTACTCAAGCCGCCGCTCGCTCGCGGACAGATCCGCCTTATCGGCGCCACTACGGAAGAAGAATACACCAAGCATCTTGAAAAAGACAAGGCGCTCGACCGCCGCTTCGAGCGGGTCAAAGTGGCACCCCCCAATTTCGATGAGGCGGTGCGCATTGTCCGTGGCGTCATACCAAAATACGAATCCCATCATCGCATCGCCTACACCGAGGCTGCGATAATTGGTTCCGTCAAATACGCCCAACGATATTTGAGCGAACGCAACTTGCCGGATATCGCTCTGGACATCGTCGATGAGGCCGGCTCGGAATTCTGTGTGAAAGAAGAATTTGCCAAAACGGCCATCCCGGCCATAGCATCGCAGATAACGGAAATCGAAAAACTTATCGCGGCATGCGACGGTAAAGACCCGGCCAAAGAACCCGGTCCGCACGAGAAGCTAACTGCGGCGTACGAAGAGTTTTCCCGCCAATTCGAACGGTTCAAAGGGTTCTGGGCACACCGACTGCCAACGGAAACGGGGGTGGCCTCATGA